A stretch of the Bacillus mesophilus genome encodes the following:
- a CDS encoding S9 family peptidase encodes MINFKKPDVENFFKTYAIQNFAVSPDEKQLILSTNLSGKYNLWAMDLPNQFPYPLTFINQSNQELTYDHEGRFIVAGFDQDGDENTQLYALQTHGGELKELRVEVGQRHMNPILSKDGKTLYYTSTKGNPTYLNTYSYNFETDSEEMINEGEKAATFLVDVSPNERLFVYQRLFANTYTLAYVEIDGKEVLLTPPTEQQHTVSSVVFTSDTEIYLLTNFEDDNSYLAKFDTKNNEFTKVLAVDQEDLSSLKFNKKLNKLFITSSKGVEDVLYQYDLTDGKLTVIDKPVSVIEKLVVTKEGSLYILGRSATSPLNIYKRSDADQEWLACTNLAVPGVAKNELVEPEVISYPSFDGLDIEGLFFKAKEEVSNGHVILWPHGGPQASERKSFRALFQFLVNRGYSLFAPNFRGSSDYGLSFMKMVEGDWGYGPRLDNVEGLEWLIKNGYADRDKILLMGGSFGGYMALLLHGRHPEYFKAVVDIFGPSDLFSFIDSVPEHWKPIMNQWVGDPVKDKEKLIEYSPITYLENMKKPMLVIQGANDPRVVKAESDKIVKALQDKGVNVEYLVLEDEGHGFSKKENEIKVNRTILEFFDRFI; translated from the coding sequence ATGATTAATTTCAAGAAACCAGATGTTGAAAATTTCTTCAAGACGTATGCAATTCAGAATTTTGCTGTAAGTCCCGATGAAAAGCAGCTGATTCTAAGTACAAACTTAAGTGGAAAGTATAACCTTTGGGCAATGGATTTACCAAATCAGTTTCCATACCCGCTAACTTTTATAAATCAGAGTAATCAAGAGCTTACATATGACCATGAAGGTAGATTTATCGTTGCTGGATTTGATCAAGATGGAGATGAAAACACACAGTTATACGCACTTCAAACTCATGGTGGTGAATTGAAGGAACTACGTGTAGAGGTTGGACAGCGTCACATGAATCCTATTTTATCAAAAGACGGAAAAACACTATATTATACCTCGACTAAAGGGAATCCAACCTATTTAAACACTTACAGTTATAACTTTGAAACTGACAGTGAAGAAATGATTAACGAGGGAGAGAAGGCAGCAACTTTTCTAGTAGACGTTAGCCCTAATGAAAGATTATTTGTCTATCAAAGGCTTTTTGCAAATACATATACACTTGCTTATGTTGAGATAGATGGAAAAGAAGTATTATTAACTCCACCAACTGAACAGCAGCATACTGTTTCAAGTGTTGTTTTTACAAGTGATACGGAAATTTATCTGTTAACAAATTTCGAAGATGATAATAGCTATCTAGCTAAATTTGATACCAAAAATAATGAATTTACAAAAGTATTAGCAGTTGATCAGGAAGATCTATCAAGCTTGAAGTTTAATAAAAAGTTAAACAAACTTTTCATCACAAGCTCTAAGGGTGTAGAGGATGTGCTCTATCAATATGATTTGACTGATGGAAAGTTAACAGTAATTGATAAACCAGTAAGTGTTATTGAAAAGCTAGTAGTGACAAAGGAAGGTAGCTTATATATACTTGGCCGCTCTGCAACAAGCCCATTAAATATTTATAAACGTTCTGATGCCGATCAAGAGTGGTTAGCTTGTACAAATTTAGCAGTACCAGGTGTTGCTAAGAATGAGTTAGTGGAGCCGGAAGTAATCTCCTACCCTTCTTTTGATGGACTAGATATTGAGGGCTTGTTCTTCAAAGCTAAGGAAGAAGTTAGCAATGGTCATGTGATTTTATGGCCTCACGGAGGACCTCAAGCGTCTGAACGTAAATCATTTCGTGCGTTATTTCAATTTTTAGTGAATCGCGGCTATAGTCTGTTTGCACCTAACTTCCGTGGTTCTTCAGATTATGGGTTATCCTTTATGAAAATGGTAGAAGGCGATTGGGGATATGGTCCAAGACTTGATAATGTTGAAGGCTTAGAATGGTTAATTAAAAATGGATATGCAGACCGTGATAAAATCCTTTTAATGGGTGGTAGTTTTGGCGGTTATATGGCTTTACTTTTACATGGGCGTCACCCAGAGTATTTTAAAGCAGTTGTTGATATCTTTGGACCTAGTGATTTATTCTCATTTATCGACTCTGTACCTGAGCACTGGAAGCCAATCATGAACCAGTGGGTTGGAGATCCAGTTAAAGATAAAGAGAAGTTAATAGAATATTCACCAATCACATATTTAGAAAATATGAAAAAGCCAATGCTAGTTATTCAAGGAGCTAATGATCCACGTGTTGTAAAGGCTGAATCAGATAAAATTGTAAAAGCCCTTCAGGATAAGGGAGTTAACGTAGAATACTTAGTGCTAGAGGATGAAGGGCACGGTTTCTCGAAGAAAGAAAATGAAATTAAAGTTAACCGAACCATACTTGAGTTTTTCGATCGATTTATTTAA
- a CDS encoding FAD-linked oxidase C-terminal domain-containing protein, translating to MSKAFKVKDQHIQNLGNIVGGSKSILYHKEDLMAYDCDGFTLHKHLPKAVVFPKDTKEVSELVKYCSTHHLPFLARGAGTGLSGGAIPLNGEVIISLVRMKRLLSVDLENRRAVVEPGFVNLKLTNSISDKGYYYAPDPSSQYCCTIGGNVAENAGGAHCLKYGVTTNHILGLEVVLPDGEIIEIGQYGIPDSPGYDLLGLLTGSEGTLGIVTKITVRILKNPEAKQTVLAYFDRIEDGSQAVSDIISNGIVPAALEMMDKIAIEGVEAAAFPVGHTKDIEALLLIEVDGISEGIDEQINQILAVCKSRNVREVKVAVDEQERGRWWANRKTGFGAMGAISPDYLVQDGVIPRSKLPEVLNKINQVSIEFGLRIANIFHAGDGNLHPLVLFDARKPGETEKALKAGSACLQVCADAGGTITGEHGVGIEKREEMRFVFNDDEIVSQTNIRDVFNPNNLLNAGKLFPSPGRCVEIKQELKEKTSSPII from the coding sequence ATTAGTAAAGCCTTTAAGGTTAAAGATCAGCATATTCAAAACCTAGGTAATATCGTGGGTGGCTCTAAATCTATTCTTTATCATAAGGAAGACTTAATGGCTTATGATTGCGATGGATTTACCCTCCATAAACATCTGCCAAAGGCCGTGGTCTTTCCGAAAGATACGAAAGAGGTTTCAGAGCTAGTTAAGTACTGTTCTACACATCATTTACCTTTCTTAGCTAGAGGTGCCGGAACAGGTCTTAGTGGTGGGGCGATCCCATTAAATGGTGAGGTTATTATAAGTCTAGTTAGGATGAAACGTTTATTAAGTGTAGATTTAGAGAATAGAAGAGCTGTTGTCGAGCCTGGCTTTGTCAACTTAAAGCTAACAAACTCAATTTCTGATAAAGGCTATTATTATGCACCTGATCCGTCTAGTCAATATTGTTGTACGATCGGAGGGAATGTTGCAGAGAATGCAGGCGGAGCACACTGCTTAAAATACGGAGTTACAACGAACCATATCTTAGGGCTAGAGGTAGTGCTTCCGGATGGAGAGATTATCGAGATCGGTCAATATGGGATACCAGATTCACCAGGATATGATTTACTCGGCCTTTTAACTGGTTCAGAGGGGACGCTTGGAATTGTTACTAAAATAACGGTTAGAATTTTAAAGAATCCAGAAGCCAAACAAACAGTTTTAGCCTATTTTGATCGAATTGAGGATGGAAGCCAAGCCGTATCAGATATTATTTCAAATGGGATTGTACCTGCTGCACTAGAAATGATGGATAAAATTGCTATCGAAGGTGTTGAGGCAGCAGCTTTCCCAGTAGGACACACAAAGGATATTGAGGCATTATTGTTAATTGAGGTGGATGGAATTTCAGAGGGGATTGATGAACAGATCAATCAAATATTAGCTGTTTGTAAAAGTAGAAATGTTCGAGAAGTTAAGGTAGCAGTTGATGAGCAAGAAAGAGGCAGGTGGTGGGCAAATCGGAAAACTGGTTTTGGTGCAATGGGAGCGATATCTCCGGATTATCTAGTACAAGATGGAGTAATTCCTCGAAGTAAATTGCCAGAAGTACTCAATAAAATTAATCAGGTTAGTATTGAGTTTGGCCTACGTATTGCTAATATCTTTCATGCTGGAGATGGTAACCTTCATCCTTTGGTTCTATTTGATGCAAGAAAACCCGGGGAAACGGAGAAGGCACTGAAAGCGGGTAGTGCATGTTTACAAGTTTGTGCAGATGCCGGTGGTACAATTACGGGGGAGCACGGGGTGGGGATAGAAAAAAGAGAAGAAATGAGATTTGTTTTTAACGATGATGAGATCGTATCCCAAACAAATATTCGTGATGTCTTTAATCCTAATAATCTATTAAATGCCGGCAAGCTTTTTCCAAGTCCCGGTCGTTGTGTAGAAATTAAGCAGGAACTTAAAGAGAAAACGTCCTCTCCTATTATATAA
- a CDS encoding Lrp/AsnC family transcriptional regulator encodes MNGQIDDLDRGIIKCLSSDGRMSFTEIATQLNVTEKTIRSRYKNLIDHEILQVVGVVNPTAIGVKAGAIIELKVELVSLEKVIEDLKALREVRFITTTSGKYQLITQIAVPAQDDLSTSFKRIRNIQGIVEMNSIIQLQVYKNTFQYI; translated from the coding sequence TTGAATGGCCAAATCGATGATTTAGATAGGGGAATCATAAAGTGCTTGTCATCAGATGGGAGAATGTCATTTACTGAAATTGCCACTCAATTGAATGTGACAGAAAAGACAATCAGGAGTAGGTACAAAAATCTAATTGATCATGAAATACTTCAAGTAGTAGGTGTTGTAAATCCTACTGCAATCGGGGTGAAAGCCGGAGCTATTATTGAATTAAAGGTTGAACTAGTGTCATTGGAGAAGGTAATTGAAGACCTTAAGGCCTTAAGGGAAGTTAGATTTATTACAACCACTTCTGGAAAGTACCAGCTCATCACACAGATTGCAGTTCCGGCACAAGATGATTTATCAACTAGCTTCAAAAGAATACGTAATATCCAGGGGATTGTAGAAATGAATAGTATTATCCAGCTACAGGTGTATAAAAATACATTTCAGTATATTTAG
- a CDS encoding IclR family transcriptional regulator, whose protein sequence is MERENMVKSVSRALDIIHLVSLRKGGLGVTEIAKQIDINKSSVYRILSTLVQYGYVEQDKETERYKLGYKFLEISSKLLESIDLRTEARPYLQELERETNEVIHLVVYDQGEVVYIEKLEGTETLRMHSKVGKRAPMHCTSVGKVILANLPSNDVINILERKGLPVHTTNTITDKDLFLKELTQVKQKGYALDLEENEPGISCIAVPIFDHLGKAIAAVSISGPTTRMTAERMDQVQGKMREIGLKISTRLGYTNIF, encoded by the coding sequence ATGGAAAGAGAGAACATGGTTAAATCCGTAAGTAGGGCATTAGATATTATTCATCTAGTCTCTTTAAGAAAAGGTGGATTAGGTGTTACTGAAATTGCGAAGCAGATTGACATTAACAAAAGTTCTGTATATCGAATTCTTTCAACATTAGTTCAATACGGTTATGTTGAACAAGACAAAGAAACAGAACGATATAAGCTGGGATATAAATTTTTGGAAATCAGTTCAAAGCTTTTAGAATCGATTGACCTAAGAACTGAAGCACGTCCTTATTTACAGGAGCTTGAGAGGGAAACCAATGAAGTGATTCATCTTGTCGTGTACGATCAAGGTGAAGTAGTGTATATAGAGAAACTCGAAGGAACAGAAACACTTCGTATGCATTCAAAAGTCGGTAAAAGAGCACCTATGCATTGTACATCTGTTGGAAAAGTCATACTAGCAAATCTACCTTCAAATGATGTAATCAACATATTAGAACGTAAGGGTTTGCCTGTTCATACAACTAACACCATCACCGATAAAGATTTATTTCTAAAGGAGTTAACTCAAGTTAAGCAAAAAGGCTATGCACTTGATTTAGAAGAAAATGAACCGGGAATCTCATGTATCGCTGTTCCTATTTTTGATCATTTAGGTAAGGCGATTGCTGCCGTCAGTATTTCAGGTCCGACGACTAGAATGACCGCGGAGCGTATGGATCAAGTACAGGGGAAAATGAGAGAAATCGGACTTAAAATATCAACGAGACTCGGATATACAAACATCTTTTGA
- a CDS encoding DinB family protein has translation MDHNNQVREELLQIVSEYTDEQLNERLDDTSWSIMQNLEHLYLIERLVTNSIKKELLNESSESADPKPIQFTVDRSRKVKAPSNIEPSDEFITLVDIKNKLIQSREALTQVANSDHKDHFDKKSFAHPVFGLLSLTQWIEFIGFHEKRHLAQIQEITQYLKETS, from the coding sequence GTGGATCACAACAACCAAGTAAGGGAAGAATTGTTACAAATTGTAAGCGAATACACTGATGAACAATTAAATGAACGTTTGGATGATACTAGTTGGTCAATCATGCAAAATCTAGAACATCTATATTTAATTGAACGATTGGTTACTAATTCCATTAAGAAAGAGTTACTCAATGAATCTAGCGAATCAGCGGACCCCAAACCTATACAATTTACAGTTGATCGATCTAGAAAAGTTAAGGCCCCTTCAAACATTGAACCATCAGATGAATTTATAACGTTAGTAGATATAAAGAATAAGTTAATACAGTCCAGAGAGGCTCTTACTCAGGTTGCAAATAGTGATCATAAAGATCATTTCGACAAAAAATCGTTTGCACACCCGGTATTTGGTTTATTAAGCTTAACACAATGGATTGAATTTATCGGTTTCCATGAAAAACGACATCTAGCACAAATTCAAGAAATTACACAGTATCTAAAAGAGACAAGCTAA
- a CDS encoding (Fe-S)-binding protein, giving the protein MSSGEHELLQEPPCTTKSLSNYLWSDHPDETKWADCVHCGMCLESCPTYELTGQEQHSPRGRVHLIKSVAEGKLEVNEQFMDPVFACLDCRACTTACPADVDVGGLIEEARGQIRQAMPLKGWKGAVNKLFLQELFPHHNRLNNFASFLKFYQKSGIQKVVRKSGLINVMPQHLVDMEAVMPEVKQSVRKKYKNEQVIKAKGISKREVSFLTGCVMDVMFSDINESTINVLTRNGNDVVIPQNQTCCGALHVHAGDRDTGRKLAKQNIGAFQDATKVIVNAAGCGCMLQDYPELFREDREWHEKAVEFSAKVEDISKYLFETGYEKPKAELNKRITYHDACHLAHGQGVRQEPRDLLINIPGVEMVHMANSDRCCGSAGIYNITNPEMAGEVLASKMENVPEDVEMISMGNPGCMLQMAIGVQKYGSNQQVVHTVQLLDWAYQKENHEREGDQ; this is encoded by the coding sequence ATGAGCAGTGGTGAGCATGAGCTGTTGCAGGAGCCACCTTGTACAACGAAAAGCTTGAGTAACTATCTATGGAGCGATCATCCAGATGAAACAAAATGGGCAGACTGTGTCCATTGTGGGATGTGTTTAGAGTCTTGTCCTACATATGAATTAACTGGTCAGGAGCAGCATTCACCTAGGGGACGTGTTCATTTAATAAAGTCGGTTGCTGAAGGAAAACTTGAAGTAAATGAGCAGTTTATGGATCCTGTCTTTGCCTGTTTAGATTGCCGTGCTTGTACAACAGCGTGCCCCGCTGATGTGGATGTAGGTGGACTGATTGAAGAGGCGCGAGGTCAGATCCGTCAGGCAATGCCATTAAAGGGATGGAAGGGTGCTGTAAATAAGTTATTTCTGCAAGAGTTGTTTCCTCATCATAATCGCTTGAATAATTTTGCTAGTTTTTTAAAGTTTTATCAAAAGAGTGGAATTCAAAAAGTTGTTAGAAAGTCAGGCTTAATTAATGTAATGCCGCAACATCTTGTCGATATGGAAGCAGTCATGCCTGAAGTGAAACAATCTGTTCGAAAGAAGTATAAAAACGAACAAGTAATTAAAGCAAAAGGAATATCAAAACGAGAGGTTTCCTTCTTAACTGGGTGTGTGATGGACGTTATGTTTAGTGATATAAACGAATCGACAATTAATGTCCTAACTCGTAATGGAAATGATGTAGTGATTCCGCAAAATCAAACATGTTGTGGTGCTTTACACGTGCATGCTGGAGACCGTGACACTGGAAGAAAGCTAGCCAAACAGAATATTGGTGCCTTTCAAGATGCTACAAAAGTGATTGTAAATGCGGCAGGCTGCGGGTGTATGCTTCAGGATTATCCCGAGCTATTTAGGGAGGACCGAGAGTGGCATGAAAAAGCAGTTGAGTTTTCAGCAAAGGTCGAGGATATTTCCAAGTACCTGTTTGAAACAGGTTATGAAAAACCAAAAGCAGAATTAAATAAAAGAATTACGTACCATGATGCTTGTCATCTAGCTCACGGCCAGGGAGTACGACAAGAGCCAAGAGATTTACTGATTAATATCCCAGGAGTAGAGATGGTTCATATGGCTAATTCTGATCGTTGCTGTGGAAGTGCAGGAATCTATAATATTACGAATCCTGAAATGGCAGGTGAAGTACTTGCGAGTAAAATGGAGAATGTACCTGAGGATGTAGAGATGATCTCAATGGGTAATCCAGGCTGCATGCTACAAATGGCGATTGGAGTCCAGAAATATGGAAGTAACCAACAAGTGGTGCATACGGTTCAGCTATTAGACTGGGCCTATCAAAAAGAGAATCATGAAAGGGAGGGAGATCAGTGA
- a CDS encoding fumarylacetoacetate hydrolase family protein gives MKFTRFTLNNEHYTGVISEDTVNVVKGDLFSKWEYTGDTYKLDEVKLLAPLVPNQIIGIGANFVTNVKDLPTELPKIPVFFFKPTSSVIGPQDEIIIPDGIDEVKFESELAIIIGKEAKNISEAEVLDYVFGYTVGNDVTAPQFFHEAGHWTVGKAFDTFTPLGPVIETELDPFNVKVEAYLNGVEKQNSETDLMIVPIRKMISYLSNVMTLKPGDVILTGSPVGAEMVGEGNVIECKIEEIGTLRNSFVKVQKNVKSH, from the coding sequence ATGAAATTCACTAGATTTACACTTAATAACGAACATTATACAGGAGTAATAAGTGAGGACACAGTTAACGTAGTAAAAGGGGATCTTTTTTCTAAATGGGAATATACAGGTGATACATATAAGTTGGATGAAGTGAAACTCCTAGCTCCATTAGTACCAAATCAAATTATTGGTATTGGTGCGAACTTTGTGACAAATGTAAAAGATTTACCAACTGAACTTCCTAAGATACCCGTTTTTTTCTTTAAACCCACTTCTTCAGTAATTGGTCCACAGGATGAAATTATCATCCCTGATGGAATTGATGAAGTGAAGTTTGAATCAGAACTTGCGATTATCATTGGAAAGGAAGCCAAGAACATTTCAGAAGCTGAGGTATTGGATTATGTCTTTGGTTATACAGTGGGCAATGATGTAACAGCACCTCAGTTTTTTCATGAAGCGGGACACTGGACAGTTGGTAAGGCTTTCGATACATTCACTCCTTTAGGTCCGGTTATTGAAACAGAACTTGATCCATTTAACGTTAAAGTAGAGGCTTATCTCAATGGAGTTGAAAAACAAAATAGTGAAACAGACTTAATGATTGTTCCTATTAGAAAAATGATTTCCTATCTATCAAATGTAATGACATTAAAACCCGGGGACGTAATTTTAACGGGAAGTCCTGTTGGTGCAGAAATGGTTGGTGAAGGTAACGTTATTGAATGTAAGATAGAGGAAATAGGAACGTTAAGAAATTCTTTTGTGAAGGTACAGAAAAACGTAAAATCTCACTAG
- a CDS encoding universal stress protein: MYNKILLAADGSEHSKRAADHAFHIAACSPDSTVVIVYVINSSRAKSDVLSNWNSPDVLGVRKERVKEIETIAKNAGVTYVLEMLHGEPGPTIVDYANKQGFDVLVIGSRGLNGLQEFVLGSVSHKVAKRANCPVLIVK, translated from the coding sequence ATGTATAATAAAATATTGTTAGCAGCAGACGGTTCCGAGCATTCCAAAAGAGCCGCTGATCATGCTTTTCATATTGCAGCATGCAGTCCCGACTCAACCGTTGTAATCGTGTATGTAATTAATTCATCTCGCGCTAAATCTGATGTATTATCTAACTGGAATTCTCCTGATGTTTTAGGTGTTAGAAAAGAACGAGTAAAGGAAATCGAAACAATTGCGAAGAATGCTGGAGTAACTTATGTATTAGAGATGCTTCACGGTGAACCCGGCCCTACTATTGTTGATTACGCCAATAAACAAGGTTTTGATGTTCTTGTAATTGGGAGTAGGGGTTTAAATGGTCTTCAAGAATTTGTTCTAGGAAGTGTAAGTCATAAAGTTGCGAAGCGTGCTAATTGCCCAGTACTTATTGTGAAATAA
- a CDS encoding malate synthase G: MSQYVKVGNLQVDSGFYEFINGEVLPGSQVEQGHFWDGLEALVSELTPKNKALLARRDDLQNRIHAWYKENKETFSFVEYKSFLTEIGYLEAEVDDFEITTENVDDSISLQAGPQLVVPVNNGRYAINAANARWGSLYDALYGTDAISEEDGATREGNYNPVRGDKVIQYGREFLDSVVPLKEQSHTNVVQYAVVEHNLLVTLSNGVSTTLADETKFVGFQGEPGDPTSILLKNNGLHFEIQIDRQHPIGKTDDAGVKDILMEAAITTIMDCEDSVTAVDAEDKVIVYRNWLGLMKGDLSSTFEKGGKTVSRTLNPDRTYSSPDGEEFVLPGRSLMFVRNVGHLMSNSVILDGDGQEIQEGILDTVITSLIAKHSLLGNGPYQNSPKGSVYIVKPKMHGSEEVAFANELFDRVEDLLGLVRNTLKIGVMDEERRTSLNLKACIRQVKERVVFINTGFLDRTGDEIHTSMELGPMIRKNDMKSTNWLQGYEKSNVFVGLATGFQGKAQIGKGMWAMPDLMAEMIKQKIGHLNAGANTAWVPSPTAATLHALHYHQVDVQQVQNQLIQQSSDLTDAILEVPVAVNSDWSQEEIQQELDNNAQGILGYVVRWVEHGVGCSKVPDINNVGLMEDRATLRISSQHVANWLHHGICSKEQVLETLQRMAKVVDEQNANDPEYRPMGQNYDESVAFQAACDLVFEGYNQPNGYTEPILHRRRIEAKSKGRVQK, encoded by the coding sequence ATGAGTCAGTACGTAAAAGTAGGGAACCTTCAAGTTGATTCAGGATTTTATGAATTTATAAATGGTGAAGTTCTACCAGGAAGCCAGGTGGAACAAGGACATTTTTGGGATGGATTAGAAGCATTAGTGTCAGAACTAACTCCGAAGAACAAAGCATTATTAGCTCGCCGGGATGATTTGCAAAACAGGATTCATGCTTGGTATAAAGAAAATAAAGAGACTTTTAGTTTTGTAGAATATAAATCGTTTTTAACCGAAATTGGATATTTAGAGGCTGAAGTAGATGATTTTGAGATTACAACCGAAAATGTAGATGATTCCATTTCATTACAGGCGGGACCTCAGTTAGTGGTACCAGTCAATAATGGTCGTTATGCAATTAACGCAGCAAATGCTAGATGGGGAAGCCTTTACGACGCATTGTACGGAACCGATGCAATTAGTGAAGAAGATGGAGCGACTCGTGAAGGAAACTATAATCCTGTTCGCGGAGACAAGGTCATTCAATATGGAAGGGAATTTTTAGATTCTGTCGTTCCGTTAAAAGAGCAGTCACACACCAATGTAGTTCAGTATGCAGTGGTGGAACATAATCTTCTTGTTACTCTGTCAAACGGTGTATCAACCACTCTTGCTGACGAAACTAAATTTGTAGGCTTTCAAGGTGAGCCGGGAGATCCAACATCTATACTTCTAAAAAACAATGGACTTCATTTTGAAATTCAAATAGACCGTCAACATCCTATAGGTAAAACAGATGATGCTGGAGTTAAGGATATTTTAATGGAGGCTGCAATCACTACCATAATGGATTGTGAGGACTCCGTTACGGCTGTTGATGCTGAGGATAAGGTAATCGTGTATCGAAACTGGTTAGGTCTAATGAAAGGTGACTTGTCATCAACCTTTGAAAAAGGTGGGAAAACGGTATCCCGTACTCTGAACCCTGACAGAACCTATTCTTCTCCAGACGGTGAAGAGTTTGTTTTACCAGGACGATCTCTAATGTTTGTCCGTAACGTAGGTCATTTAATGTCCAATAGTGTGATCTTAGATGGAGACGGACAGGAAATACAGGAGGGTATTCTTGATACGGTAATAACGAGCTTAATTGCTAAGCATTCACTTCTAGGCAATGGTCCGTATCAAAACTCTCCCAAGGGCTCTGTCTATATCGTAAAACCTAAAATGCATGGCTCCGAGGAAGTTGCTTTTGCTAATGAACTGTTTGATCGTGTTGAGGATCTTCTTGGTTTAGTTCGCAATACGCTAAAAATAGGAGTTATGGACGAAGAACGTCGAACTAGCCTAAACCTAAAAGCTTGTATTCGTCAGGTAAAAGAACGTGTAGTGTTTATTAATACTGGCTTCTTAGATCGTACAGGAGACGAGATTCATACATCAATGGAGCTTGGACCAATGATTCGAAAAAATGATATGAAGTCAACCAATTGGCTGCAAGGTTATGAGAAATCTAACGTATTTGTTGGCTTAGCGACTGGATTCCAAGGTAAAGCTCAGATTGGTAAAGGGATGTGGGCAATGCCGGATTTGATGGCAGAAATGATCAAACAAAAGATTGGACACCTTAATGCCGGGGCAAATACAGCGTGGGTTCCTTCTCCTACAGCTGCAACACTACATGCACTTCACTACCATCAGGTTGATGTGCAGCAAGTTCAAAATCAATTAATTCAGCAATCTAGTGATTTAACTGATGCAATTTTAGAAGTTCCAGTTGCAGTTAATTCGGATTGGAGTCAAGAAGAAATTCAGCAGGAGTTAGATAATAACGCACAAGGTATTCTAGGCTATGTAGTTCGCTGGGTGGAGCATGGTGTAGGGTGCTCTAAGGTACCCGATATAAACAATGTCGGCTTAATGGAAGACCGAGCAACTTTAAGAATTTCAAGTCAGCATGTTGCGAACTGGTTACATCATGGAATCTGCTCGAAAGAACAAGTGCTCGAAACCTTACAGCGAATGGCAAAGGTAGTTGATGAGCAAAATGCAAATGATCCTGAATATCGTCCTATGGGTCAAAATTATGATGAATCAGTTGCATTCCAAGCTGCTTGTGATCTTGTGTTTGAGGGGTATAATCAGCCGAATGGTTATACAGAGCCTATTCTTCATAGAAGACGTATTGAGGCAAAATCAAAGGGTCGTGTTCAAAAGTAA